GGCAGGGGCTCGTGCAACGAAAATACCTGGCGGAGCGGCAGAATATTCCATTGGGTTTTCTGGAAATGATTTTGTTGTCGTTAAAGAACGCGGGACTGATTGGGAGTCGTCGGGGCGCCCATGGCGGGGTGTTTTTAATTAAGTCGCCCCGTGAAGTGACCCTTGGGCAGATTATTCGGCTTCTGGATGGCCCACTCGCACCGATTTCCTGTGTGAGTCAGACGGCGTATCAGAAATGCCGGGATTGTCCTCATGCGGCAACGACGGCGTGTCCGATTCAGCGCATCATGCTGGATGTGCGGAACGCCATAGCATCGGTCCTTGATCATTACACTCTTGAAGATTTTGTATTCCCCCGGCAGGAGGGAGGGGCAGTCCCCGATATCAAAACACAACCGGCCCCGGGTACAACGCGGAAGAAAAAATAGTCGTCGGATCATCAATCGTAGTCAATCGTTTTGCTGTCCTCATGCGGCAAGGTCAACGATAAGAGGAACTTATGGAAACTCATTGGCGTAGTGTGGTGAAGGGTGTGAGCTGGCGGGCAGTTGGGACGTTGGACACCACCCTTTTGGTATTTATTTTTTCCGGAGAACTCCTTCTTGCCGCTTCGGTAGGATTAACGGAGCTGGTCACGAAAATATTTTTATATTGGGCTCATGAGCGAGTCTGGCAAAAGATTCAATGGGGACGAATCTATCCGACAACCAGTTCACCATAAAAGGATAAAAAATATGGCAAGGCCAATATTGATGAGTGGGGCGTTGATGGCTTTCCTTGGAGTGGCGATTGGCGCCTTTGGCGCACACGGACTCAAGCCATTTCTGTCTGAACACATGTTGACGGTCTTTGAAACCGGTGTGCGGTATCATTTGATCCATGCCCTGGGC
The DNA window shown above is from Nitrospiraceae bacterium and carries:
- a CDS encoding Rrf2 family transcriptional regulator, translating into MRFSKKSEYALRAMMELTQEFGQGLVQRKYLAERQNIPLGFLEMILLSLKNAGLIGSRRGAHGGVFLIKSPREVTLGQIIRLLDGPLAPISCVSQTAYQKCRDCPHAATTACPIQRIMLDVRNAIASVLDHYTLEDFVFPRQEGGAVPDIKTQPAPGTTRKKK
- a CDS encoding DUF2061 domain-containing protein translates to METHWRSVVKGVSWRAVGTLDTTLLVFIFSGELLLAASVGLTELVTKIFLYWAHERVWQKIQWGRIYPTTSSP